In one Streptomyces sp. NBC_01288 genomic region, the following are encoded:
- a CDS encoding S53 family peptidase, which produces MRTTTPNSPHTHGRWRRTGSVVIATAALVFTGLGTAVQADAAASATTSTKVTYAATPCATPKHTGDLTCKSYRVTGGLTAFQKAQAAKTGITPKAADASTPSGYSPTNLRSAYGLTSAAASNGSGETIAIVDAYNDPNAEADLATYRSYYGLSACTTANGCFKKVSQTGSTTSLPSSDAGWSEEISLDLDMASAICPLCNITLVEATSASYANLGTAENEAVTLGAKFVSNSYGGSESSSQTTYDTSYYKHAGVAITVSSGDSAYGAEYPATSQYVTAVGGTALSTSSSTTRGWTESVWRTSSTEGTGSGCSSYDAKPTWQTDTGCTKRMESDVSAVADPATGVSVYDSYGVTAGWYTFGGTSVSAPIIAGVYALAGTPASGTYPAQYPYDYAGTSSLNDVTSGYNGSCSTAYFCTAETGYDGPTGWGTPEGISAFAN; this is translated from the coding sequence TCCGTCGTCATAGCCACGGCCGCACTCGTCTTCACCGGCCTCGGCACCGCCGTACAGGCGGACGCCGCGGCGAGCGCCACCACCTCCACGAAGGTGACGTACGCCGCCACCCCCTGTGCGACCCCCAAGCACACGGGCGACCTCACCTGCAAGTCCTACCGCGTCACCGGCGGCCTCACCGCCTTCCAGAAGGCCCAGGCCGCGAAGACCGGCATCACCCCCAAGGCGGCCGACGCGTCGACCCCCTCCGGCTACAGCCCGACCAACCTCCGGTCCGCCTACGGCCTGACCTCCGCCGCCGCCTCCAACGGCTCCGGCGAGACGATCGCGATCGTCGACGCGTACAACGACCCGAACGCCGAGGCCGACCTCGCCACCTACCGTTCGTACTACGGCCTTTCGGCCTGCACGACGGCCAACGGCTGCTTCAAGAAGGTCAGTCAGACCGGCTCGACGACCTCGCTGCCCTCCAGCGACGCGGGTTGGTCCGAGGAGATCTCCCTCGACCTCGACATGGCGAGCGCGATCTGCCCGCTGTGCAACATCACCCTCGTCGAGGCCACCAGCGCCAGCTACGCCAACCTCGGCACCGCCGAGAACGAGGCCGTGACCCTGGGCGCCAAGTTCGTCTCGAACTCCTACGGCGGCTCCGAGTCCTCCTCCCAGACGACGTACGACACCTCGTACTACAAGCACGCGGGCGTGGCCATCACCGTCTCCTCCGGTGACAGCGCCTACGGCGCCGAGTACCCGGCAACGTCCCAGTACGTGACGGCAGTCGGCGGCACCGCCCTCTCCACATCGTCCTCCACCACCCGCGGCTGGACCGAGTCCGTCTGGCGCACCTCCAGCACCGAGGGCACCGGCTCCGGCTGCTCCTCCTACGACGCCAAGCCCACCTGGCAGACCGACACCGGCTGCACCAAGCGCATGGAGTCCGACGTCTCCGCGGTCGCCGACCCCGCCACCGGAGTCTCGGTCTACGACTCCTACGGCGTCACCGCCGGCTGGTACACCTTCGGCGGCACCAGCGTCTCCGCGCCGATCATCGCCGGCGTCTACGCCCTGGCCGGCACCCCGGCCAGCGGCACCTACCCCGCGCAGTACCCCTACGACTACGCGGGCACCTCGTCCCTCAACGACGTCACCAGCGGCTACAACGGCTCCTGCTCGACGGCGTACTTCTGCACCGCCGAGACCGGCTACGACGGCCCGACCGGCTGGGGCACCCCGGAGGGCATCTCGGCCTTCGCCAACTGA